Proteins encoded by one window of Prosthecobacter vanneervenii:
- a CDS encoding TolC family protein: MRFIALLFLIVPMAEAAEPAPSFVDLRTVMRLAGANNDEIQLARAKHDEAVAESKQAWQRFWPALSIGAGYRGHEGRLQDILGNVYNVNKQSYNVGTGVVIDWSPGDIYYSALAAKQRALAAQHLAEKARIDIVTQSVERYYDLLATEAMLTIIADDLVITEDYGKQLEGAVTAGTAFRADLLRVKSQVSRAKLAIRQGQEQRDLAMAKLAEILRLTPDATLRPAKSDLVPVKMMAGKGVASMISQAQQKRPEVQAASAIHSSMDAEKDRARVAPLIPTVQAGYTAGGLGGGPNVGNRWGNFGSQQDYYLGLGWKIGPGGLFDTQRQKLADAREESAALQTSQVKAAIGREVVEAATRVQSANDQIKINDEAVDAAEEMTKLAKERQASQVGVVLEYLLAREELTRARQSRVLAVTEYNKAQHALKRAVGQ, translated from the coding sequence ATGAGATTTATTGCTCTGCTTTTTCTCATCGTGCCGATGGCCGAGGCCGCCGAGCCCGCTCCCTCCTTCGTCGATCTGCGCACCGTCATGCGTCTTGCCGGAGCCAACAACGATGAGATCCAGCTCGCGCGTGCGAAGCACGATGAAGCCGTGGCGGAATCCAAGCAGGCCTGGCAGCGCTTCTGGCCGGCCCTGAGCATTGGTGCCGGATATCGTGGGCATGAGGGCCGCTTGCAGGACATTCTGGGCAACGTGTACAACGTTAACAAGCAGTCCTACAATGTGGGCACGGGCGTCGTAATCGATTGGTCCCCGGGGGACATCTACTACTCCGCGCTCGCGGCCAAGCAGCGCGCCCTTGCAGCGCAGCATCTGGCGGAGAAGGCACGGATCGACATCGTGACGCAGTCGGTGGAACGCTACTACGACCTGCTGGCCACCGAGGCCATGCTCACCATCATTGCCGATGATCTGGTGATCACCGAAGACTACGGCAAGCAGCTCGAAGGAGCCGTCACCGCAGGCACCGCCTTCCGCGCTGATCTGCTGCGTGTGAAGTCGCAGGTCAGCCGCGCCAAGCTGGCCATCCGCCAGGGCCAGGAGCAGCGGGATCTCGCCATGGCCAAGCTGGCCGAAATCCTCCGTCTCACCCCCGATGCCACGTTGCGCCCCGCCAAGTCCGATCTCGTGCCCGTCAAAATGATGGCAGGCAAAGGCGTGGCCTCCATGATCTCGCAGGCACAGCAGAAGCGCCCGGAGGTGCAGGCTGCATCTGCCATTCACAGCTCCATGGATGCAGAGAAAGACCGCGCCCGCGTGGCCCCGCTCATCCCCACGGTGCAGGCAGGCTACACCGCAGGTGGTCTCGGAGGCGGCCCCAATGTGGGCAACCGCTGGGGCAACTTCGGCAGCCAGCAGGACTACTACCTCGGCCTGGGCTGGAAGATCGGCCCCGGCGGCCTCTTTGACACTCAGCGCCAAAAGCTGGCAGACGCACGTGAAGAAAGCGCCGCGCTGCAGACGAGCCAGGTCAAAGCAGCCATCGGCCGTGAAGTCGTTGAAGCCGCCACCCGCGTGCAGTCCGCCAATGACCAGATCAAGATCAACGACGAAGCCGTGGATGCCGCCGAGGAAATGACCAAGCTGGCCAAAGAACGCCAGGCCAGCCAGGTGGGTGTCGTTCTCGAATACCTCCTCGCCCGCGAAGAACTCACCCGCGCACGCCAGAGCCGTGTGCTGGCCGTGACGGAGTACAACAAGGCCCAGCACGCACTGAAGCGTGCAGTGGGTCAGTAA
- a CDS encoding methyltransferase — protein MSLTPDHILQTGLAFWASKTLLSAVEMEIFTELAKHPGDLGTLQGRMGLHPRGARDFLDALVALKFLQRGDDGIYRNTPETDLFLDKAKPSYIGGILEMANHRLYPFWGSLTEAVRTGESQNESKGGHDPFAALYADPAKLKEFLRAMSGVSRGANMAIAQKFPWAKYQSCADIGTAQGDLVTQITLAHPHLQGIGFDLPEVAPIFEDYIAANGLAERVKFAGGSFFTDELPQADVLLFGHILHDWNLDTKLMLLNKAYAALPVGGAVVVYDSIIDDARKENAFGLLMSLNMLIETPGGFDYTGADCISWMQEAGFTNCRVEHLVGPDSMVIGIK, from the coding sequence ATGAGCCTGACCCCTGATCACATCCTGCAAACCGGCCTCGCCTTCTGGGCCTCCAAGACTCTTCTCAGCGCCGTGGAGATGGAGATCTTCACCGAGCTGGCAAAGCATCCCGGAGACCTCGGCACGTTGCAGGGCCGCATGGGACTGCATCCGCGTGGAGCGCGCGATTTTCTGGATGCCCTGGTGGCGCTGAAGTTTCTGCAACGCGGAGACGACGGCATCTACCGCAACACCCCTGAGACCGACCTCTTTCTGGACAAGGCCAAGCCCTCCTACATCGGCGGCATCCTGGAGATGGCAAACCACCGCCTCTATCCCTTCTGGGGCAGCCTCACAGAAGCGGTGCGCACGGGTGAGTCCCAAAACGAATCCAAAGGCGGGCACGACCCCTTCGCCGCACTCTACGCGGACCCGGCAAAACTGAAGGAATTCCTGCGCGCCATGTCCGGCGTGAGCCGTGGTGCCAACATGGCCATCGCGCAAAAGTTTCCCTGGGCGAAATACCAGAGCTGCGCAGACATCGGCACCGCACAGGGGGACCTCGTCACCCAGATCACACTCGCACACCCACATCTCCAAGGCATCGGCTTTGACCTGCCGGAGGTGGCTCCAATCTTTGAAGACTACATCGCCGCCAACGGTCTGGCTGAGCGCGTGAAGTTCGCCGGAGGCAGCTTCTTCACCGATGAGCTGCCGCAGGCGGATGTGCTGCTCTTTGGCCACATCCTGCACGACTGGAATCTGGACACGAAACTCATGCTGCTGAACAAGGCCTACGCCGCACTCCCTGTGGGCGGTGCCGTGGTGGTGTATGACTCCATCATCGACGATGCCCGCAAGGAGAACGCCTTCGGCCTGCTCATGAGCCTGAACATGCTCATCGAGACTCCGGGCGGCTTTGACTACACCGGTGCAGACTGCATCAGCTGGATGCAGGAAGCCGGATTTACAAACTGCCGAGTGGAGCACCTCGTGGGTCCGGACTCGATGGTCATCGGCATCAAGTAA
- a CDS encoding c-type cytochrome domain-containing protein: protein MKCFAVVFCLCLGLWSLAACSHKTDPTHPFKAVAGYEYFMQYVKPLLQTRCLACHSGSQPPAGLSLVQRSGLYAPRKYGRAYVVPGDPYASRLLTSVADGGNHPGLHHGLMLDGSEVDILYEWIEDGAYWPDNPAGFLQPQVIVMRKKGLLER from the coding sequence ATGAAGTGCTTTGCTGTTGTTTTTTGCCTATGCCTGGGATTGTGGTCGCTGGCCGCCTGCTCTCATAAAACGGATCCCACACATCCGTTCAAGGCTGTCGCGGGATATGAGTACTTCATGCAGTATGTGAAGCCGCTGCTGCAGACACGCTGCCTGGCATGCCACAGCGGCAGCCAGCCGCCTGCGGGGCTCTCGCTGGTGCAGCGCAGCGGCCTCTATGCTCCGCGGAAATACGGGCGCGCCTATGTGGTGCCCGGAGATCCCTATGCCAGCCGTCTGCTCACCTCTGTGGCCGATGGCGGAAACCATCCCGGTCTGCACCATGGCCTCATGCTGGACGGCTCAGAGGTGGACATCCTGTACGAGTGGATCGAGGACGGAGCCTACTGGCCGGACAATCCCGCTGGCTTTCTGCAGCCGCAGGTGATCGTGATGCGCAAGAAGGGGCTGCTGGAGCGCTGA
- a CDS encoding putative quinol monooxygenase, with product MVNVIVILEIDPQKIDEFLEVILENAAASRLEPGCIRFEVSRDNEQSNLFALSESYVDQAAFDQHYTTPHVAKWRTRAPGFVVKRWAVKGPVY from the coding sequence ATGGTCAACGTTATTGTCATCCTTGAGATCGATCCGCAGAAGATCGACGAATTTCTTGAAGTCATCCTCGAAAACGCCGCGGCCTCCCGTCTGGAGCCCGGCTGCATCCGCTTTGAAGTCAGCCGCGACAATGAGCAGTCCAATCTCTTCGCCCTGAGCGAGAGCTACGTGGACCAGGCCGCCTTTGACCAGCACTACACCACCCCGCATGTGGCCAAATGGCGCACCCGGGCACCGGGCTTTGTTGTCAAGCGCTGGGCGGTGAAGGGGCCGGTGTATTAG
- a CDS encoding leucine-rich repeat domain-containing protein gives MKLRLVLPALFVALSLHAQDAKPAAPQAPAANGTPPPAAATAPKAETKPAPATPAPAKVEAKPAATPANPTPPAPAPAKPAPAPEKPTPAPAKPAAPPAKPGTPAPAPAAAAKPPPPKPVAIFPDKALEAAVRKQVFAKRDTQDVITAEDVTTVSIIEAPKAGIKDLTGLEKCTALASLTLPENQITNLASFKGLERLQFLDVSNNQISDISPLATCKGLQYIELTGNKVTDISALAGIPALTSLYLANNQIKDATPLFKLPKVWTLYLEGNQVTSIAGIGGMKWLSMLSLKGNAVKDISPLEPLTELQFLFLEKNQITDLSPLHRMWKKDNDGARDWAPYCQIFIEGNPIDEESKKLVDEMKKAGARITP, from the coding sequence ATGAAACTCCGCCTCGTCCTCCCCGCGCTGTTTGTTGCCCTGAGTCTGCACGCCCAAGACGCCAAGCCCGCCGCCCCACAGGCCCCTGCCGCGAATGGGACGCCACCGCCCGCAGCAGCGACTGCCCCCAAGGCCGAGACCAAGCCAGCACCGGCCACTCCGGCGCCTGCCAAAGTAGAAGCCAAGCCCGCTGCTACGCCCGCCAATCCCACGCCGCCAGCTCCCGCCCCCGCCAAACCAGCCCCGGCTCCTGAAAAGCCAACGCCAGCACCGGCCAAGCCTGCAGCACCTCCCGCCAAGCCCGGCACACCTGCGCCAGCCCCTGCCGCCGCTGCCAAGCCCCCGCCTCCGAAGCCCGTGGCCATCTTCCCAGACAAGGCTCTGGAGGCCGCCGTGCGCAAACAGGTCTTTGCCAAACGCGACACCCAGGATGTGATCACCGCCGAGGATGTGACCACCGTCTCCATCATCGAGGCCCCAAAGGCAGGCATCAAGGATCTGACCGGCCTCGAAAAGTGCACCGCGCTCGCCTCTCTCACGCTCCCTGAAAACCAGATCACCAACCTCGCATCGTTCAAAGGTCTGGAGCGCCTGCAATTCCTGGATGTGTCCAACAACCAGATCAGCGACATCTCCCCTCTGGCCACCTGCAAGGGGCTGCAATACATCGAGCTCACCGGCAACAAGGTGACGGACATCTCCGCACTCGCCGGCATCCCCGCGCTCACCTCCCTCTACCTTGCCAACAACCAGATCAAGGACGCCACCCCGCTCTTCAAGCTGCCCAAGGTGTGGACACTCTATCTCGAGGGCAATCAGGTGACGAGCATCGCCGGAATCGGCGGCATGAAATGGCTATCCATGCTCTCCCTCAAGGGCAATGCTGTGAAGGACATCTCGCCACTGGAGCCGCTCACCGAGCTGCAGTTCCTCTTCCTGGAGAAAAACCAGATCACCGACCTCTCCCCGCTGCACCGCATGTGGAAGAAGGACAATGACGGCGCGCGCGACTGGGCCCCCTACTGCCAGATCTTCATCGAGGGAAATCCGATTGATGAGGAGTCAAAGAAACTCGTCGATGAGATGAAGAAGGCGGGCGCACGCATCACCCCCTGA
- a CDS encoding carboxylesterase family protein, with protein MRISFCLAVFCLLVTSTQAADPPRQWTSSDGKSKFMGTLVEFSEKEVKVKRSSDFNQFRLPLDKLSKEDQDYIRGLLREKRRDVGLKEGAYAEKITGQFVKGVSKQGLNYQLWGNPKLDGTQRYPLVIWLHGSGQSGNDNESQLGGAPKIWTNEENQSRQPCFLLAPQCPSADIGWKNQVADNLLALIADLTEHLPIDSSRLYLTGSSMGGFGTFGIAAKYPQVFAACVPLCGGGDVKNAAILKPVPFWVFHGDKDDMVPVERSRAIVQAVKQAGGELMKYTELEGAGHGITGLVYPRADLHEWLFQQKKQAMSSP; from the coding sequence ATGCGCATCTCGTTTTGCCTCGCCGTTTTCTGCCTGCTCGTAACCAGCACTCAGGCCGCTGACCCGCCCCGCCAGTGGACCTCCAGCGACGGGAAATCAAAGTTCATGGGCACCTTGGTCGAGTTCTCCGAAAAGGAGGTCAAGGTCAAGCGTAGCAGCGACTTCAACCAGTTCCGCCTGCCGCTGGACAAGCTCTCCAAGGAAGACCAGGACTACATCCGTGGTCTGCTGCGTGAGAAACGCCGCGATGTCGGACTGAAAGAGGGGGCCTACGCCGAGAAGATCACCGGCCAGTTTGTGAAAGGCGTGTCCAAGCAAGGGCTGAACTACCAGCTCTGGGGCAATCCCAAGCTGGATGGCACCCAGCGTTACCCGCTCGTCATCTGGCTGCACGGCTCTGGCCAGAGCGGCAACGACAACGAATCCCAGCTTGGAGGCGCGCCGAAAATCTGGACCAACGAAGAGAACCAGTCCAGGCAGCCCTGCTTCCTCCTGGCTCCTCAATGCCCCTCCGCCGACATCGGCTGGAAAAACCAAGTGGCGGACAACCTGCTGGCGCTGATTGCCGATCTTACCGAGCACCTCCCCATCGACTCCAGCCGGCTCTATCTCACCGGCTCCTCCATGGGCGGCTTTGGCACTTTCGGCATCGCAGCCAAGTATCCCCAGGTGTTTGCCGCCTGCGTGCCGCTCTGCGGAGGTGGCGATGTCAAAAATGCCGCGATTCTGAAACCCGTGCCGTTCTGGGTGTTTCACGGCGACAAGGACGACATGGTGCCCGTGGAGCGCTCCCGTGCCATCGTACAGGCTGTAAAACAAGCTGGCGGCGAGCTGATGAAGTACACCGAGCTGGAAGGCGCAGGGCACGGCATCACCGGCCTCGTCTATCCGCGTGCAGACCTGCATGAATGGTTGTTTCAGCAGAAAAAGCAGGCGATGTCTTCCCCCTAG
- a CDS encoding Fur family transcriptional regulator yields the protein MLHHHHSATCQHHDEQSARELAASMLTRAREAGLRRTKALENVLSILVHSHQPLSLADIAESPDLTSGADKATVYRVLVKLEELALIRRLGLHDRSAYYTLLIPGRHDDYLICTQCGRIQRLDIACPVEALEKQIEHESGFKKLYHELEFYGLCPKCAD from the coding sequence ATGCTCCATCACCATCATTCCGCCACCTGCCAGCACCATGATGAGCAATCTGCCCGCGAGCTGGCCGCCTCCATGCTCACACGCGCCAGAGAGGCAGGCCTGCGGCGCACCAAGGCGCTGGAAAACGTGCTTTCCATCCTGGTGCATTCCCACCAGCCGCTGTCTCTGGCAGACATCGCAGAATCCCCAGACCTGACCAGCGGTGCCGACAAAGCGACCGTTTACCGTGTTCTCGTCAAACTGGAGGAACTGGCGCTGATCCGTCGCCTGGGGCTGCATGACCGCAGCGCCTACTACACCTTGTTGATTCCAGGCCGGCACGATGACTACCTCATCTGCACCCAGTGCGGCCGTATTCAGCGGCTGGACATTGCCTGCCCAGTGGAAGCACTGGAGAAGCAGATCGAGCACGAGTCAGGTTTCAAAAAGCTCTACCACGAACTGGAGTTCTACGGCCTGTGCCCAAAGTGCGCAGACTAA
- a CDS encoding TPM domain-containing protein, translated as MKCPRCLASVLPEQTTCSTCGFSAKILHNYLGNQWVRLERITDVAHCLRLEDTRRAEIVLDDFERSFPQAFFAVYLGALPSNMNVAELGFWLLNQGAFNTHSVSRRNDFGIILVIDPVAKTACFTLGYAVEHCFRQRTLSRMLQNLGSHLRKGAYGAAIEASCLSAGAALKKYARSMQWQPESAPVSDSMSGIGLQPLRSGHRASSRPLSTPP; from the coding sequence ATGAAATGTCCGCGCTGCCTTGCGAGCGTCCTGCCAGAGCAAACCACTTGCTCGACCTGCGGCTTTTCCGCTAAGATTTTGCACAATTACCTTGGAAATCAATGGGTTAGGCTAGAAAGAATCACGGATGTAGCTCATTGTTTGAGGCTTGAAGACACCCGACGGGCGGAGATCGTTTTGGACGATTTCGAGCGCAGCTTTCCACAGGCTTTTTTTGCCGTTTACTTAGGTGCTTTGCCAAGCAATATGAACGTTGCAGAATTGGGTTTCTGGCTCTTGAATCAGGGAGCCTTCAACACCCACTCCGTCAGCCGTCGCAACGACTTTGGGATCATCCTGGTGATCGATCCTGTGGCCAAGACAGCTTGCTTCACCCTGGGTTATGCAGTCGAACACTGCTTCAGACAGCGCACCCTCTCACGCATGCTGCAAAATCTGGGCAGCCACCTGCGCAAGGGAGCCTATGGAGCTGCCATTGAGGCTTCCTGCCTGAGCGCTGGAGCGGCGCTTAAAAAATACGCCCGTAGCATGCAATGGCAGCCAGAAAGCGCCCCAGTTTCTGACTCGATGTCGGGCATTGGACTGCAACCCCTGCGAAGCGGTCATCGGGCTTCCTCACGCCCACTCTCGACACCTCCCTGA
- a CDS encoding DUF1552 domain-containing protein, with product MNEFRETSLAAHSLSRRKVLRGLGTMLSLPFLESLGTRAFAATKPAAKPIRAAWMYIPNGVNVEQWMPTGEGTTYQLSPSLQELAKHRDDFMVVSGLMQDFARSHGNGGGDHARATATFLTGCMPKKTAGADIHLGISVDQIAAQKIGHLTRLPSLELSTDGQRSSGKCDSGYSCAYQFNLAWKNETMPMAPEMDPRLVFERMFGLGATAGNGPEAARAKRMQKSILDTVLDEAKSLQGKVDASDRRKLDEYFSSVRDIELRIERAEKFAGQMPDVKIPAGIPDSYEEHIHTMFDLMVLAFQTDTTRLSTFMLAHDGSNRSFPELGVPDAHHSLSHHQSDPQKLAKIAKIDQFYLRQFGYFLDKMKSIKEGDSTLLDNSMIVFGGGIGDGNRHNHDNLPILVAGRAGGTFTPGKRIVLPGETPMTNLYLSMLDRLGVPAEKVGDSTGRLEVS from the coding sequence ATGAACGAGTTTCGTGAAACCTCCCTAGCCGCACACTCGCTCAGCCGCCGCAAAGTTTTGCGGGGGCTGGGGACCATGCTCTCCCTGCCATTTCTGGAGTCGCTGGGCACGCGTGCCTTTGCCGCCACAAAACCTGCGGCCAAGCCGATCCGCGCTGCCTGGATGTATATCCCTAATGGAGTGAATGTGGAGCAGTGGATGCCCACGGGAGAAGGCACGACCTACCAGCTTTCACCCTCGCTGCAGGAGCTCGCCAAGCATCGTGATGACTTCATGGTGGTTTCCGGGCTGATGCAGGACTTTGCCCGCAGCCACGGCAACGGCGGCGGTGACCATGCCCGTGCGACGGCCACCTTCCTCACTGGGTGCATGCCCAAGAAGACTGCCGGCGCAGATATTCACCTCGGCATCTCTGTGGACCAGATCGCCGCGCAAAAAATCGGCCACCTCACGCGCCTGCCCTCGCTGGAGCTCAGCACGGACGGCCAGCGCAGTTCGGGCAAGTGCGACTCCGGCTACTCCTGCGCATACCAGTTCAATCTGGCGTGGAAAAACGAGACCATGCCCATGGCTCCGGAGATGGACCCGCGTCTTGTCTTTGAACGCATGTTTGGCCTTGGAGCCACGGCGGGCAACGGACCGGAAGCCGCCCGCGCCAAGCGCATGCAGAAGAGCATTCTCGACACTGTTCTCGACGAAGCCAAGAGCCTTCAGGGCAAGGTGGACGCCAGCGACCGCCGAAAGCTGGACGAATACTTCTCCTCCGTGCGCGACATCGAGCTGCGGATCGAGCGTGCGGAGAAGTTTGCAGGCCAGATGCCCGATGTAAAGATCCCGGCAGGAATCCCCGATTCTTACGAAGAGCACATCCATACGATGTTTGACCTGATGGTTCTGGCTTTCCAGACGGATACCACGCGCCTTTCCACCTTCATGCTGGCTCATGATGGCAGCAACCGCAGCTTCCCTGAGCTGGGTGTGCCTGATGCCCATCATTCCCTCTCCCACCACCAGAGCGACCCTCAGAAGCTGGCCAAGATCGCCAAAATCGACCAGTTCTACCTGCGTCAGTTCGGCTATTTCCTCGACAAGATGAAGTCGATCAAGGAAGGGGACAGCACCCTGCTGGATAATTCCATGATCGTCTTTGGCGGCGGTATTGGTGACGGCAATCGCCACAATCACGACAACCTCCCTATCTTGGTGGCAGGACGTGCGGGCGGAACCTTCACTCCTGGAAAGCGCATCGTGCTGCCCGGTGAGACTCCGATGACAAATCTCTACCTCTCGATGCTGGACCGCCTGGGAGTTCCTGCGGAGAAGGTGGGTGACAGCACAGGCAGACTGGAAGTGAGCTGA
- a CDS encoding plastocyanin/azurin family copper-binding protein: MKHTRLLLTTLASLALSAFAQDAGVATIELKPDSKNPLGYDKTELSVKAGQKVKLTLNNTGSIAPQPHNFLLLKPGKLDAVGAQANAMLADPQGMAKNYIPEAAKADIVVNTKLVQPNQSETIEFTAPAEAGDYPFMCTFPGHWMLMRGVMHVTN; this comes from the coding sequence ATGAAGCACACTCGCCTTCTTCTCACCACCCTCGCCTCACTAGCCCTTTCCGCGTTCGCCCAGGACGCCGGCGTCGCCACCATCGAGCTCAAGCCAGACAGCAAGAACCCGCTGGGCTACGACAAGACCGAACTGAGCGTGAAGGCCGGCCAAAAGGTGAAGCTCACACTCAACAACACAGGCAGCATCGCCCCGCAGCCGCACAATTTCCTCCTGCTGAAGCCCGGCAAGCTCGATGCCGTCGGCGCTCAGGCCAACGCCATGCTGGCTGATCCTCAAGGCATGGCCAAGAACTACATCCCCGAGGCAGCCAAGGCTGACATCGTGGTCAACACCAAGCTCGTGCAGCCCAACCAGAGCGAGACCATCGAATTCACCGCTCCTGCCGAAGCAGGCGACTATCCTTTCATGTGCACCTTCCCCGGCCATTGGATGCTGATGCGCGGCGTGATGCACGTGACCAACTAA
- a CDS encoding ammonium transporter, producing MALAAVVALTTFAITPGDARGQTAEPAPAAAPAPAAAPAAAPAPAPAAAEPAAATLEQRVFDLEKYVTNGQAGKDGDKTWKSNIGGQPGPGHNAWQMVSTALVIFMTLPGLALFYGGLVRKKNVLSVIAQCMGIAGLVTILWWACGYSLSFGAGNAFIGDLSFKMLEGVSPYAAGAGYWWISDVMWAMFQLSFAIITPALIIGAIAERMKFIAVLVFVTLWMFAVYFPFAHMVWSTTGFMCGPLNPGATIKAIDFAGGTVVHMTSGWSALVLCLLLGKRKGFGKEPMAPHSMVLCAVGTGMLWVGWYGFNAGSALGADGIASNAFMTTTLAAATAGFVWAVAEWILKGKPSVLGFCSGIVAGLVVITPAAGFVTANSAMIMGVAAGIVPFIAVAYLKNILGYDDALDTFGVHGVGGTMGAILTGVFADEKANSVVAGLKDGLLMNQLKAAGLTIAWSIAATLVITIIVKIVVGLRPEPEVESQGLDLAEHGESGYEH from the coding sequence ATGGCACTTGCTGCGGTAGTTGCCCTCACCACATTTGCAATCACACCCGGCGATGCCCGAGGTCAGACTGCAGAACCGGCACCCGCTGCCGCCCCCGCCCCGGCCGCCGCTCCTGCGGCAGCACCTGCTCCGGCTCCCGCCGCTGCCGAACCTGCCGCCGCCACCTTGGAACAACGTGTTTTCGACCTCGAAAAATACGTGACCAATGGTCAGGCTGGCAAAGATGGTGACAAGACGTGGAAGTCCAACATCGGTGGGCAGCCTGGTCCTGGCCACAATGCCTGGCAGATGGTCAGCACCGCGCTGGTGATTTTCATGACTCTCCCCGGCCTCGCGCTGTTCTACGGCGGTCTGGTCCGCAAGAAGAACGTTCTCTCCGTGATCGCTCAGTGCATGGGCATCGCCGGTCTGGTCACCATCCTGTGGTGGGCCTGCGGCTACAGCCTCTCCTTCGGAGCTGGCAATGCCTTCATCGGTGATCTCTCCTTCAAGATGCTCGAAGGTGTCTCCCCCTATGCCGCAGGTGCTGGCTACTGGTGGATCTCCGACGTCATGTGGGCCATGTTCCAGCTGAGCTTCGCCATCATCACCCCTGCCCTCATCATCGGCGCCATCGCCGAGCGCATGAAGTTCATCGCGGTGCTGGTCTTCGTGACTCTCTGGATGTTCGCCGTTTACTTCCCCTTCGCCCACATGGTGTGGAGCACGACTGGTTTCATGTGCGGTCCGCTTAACCCGGGCGCCACGATCAAGGCCATCGACTTCGCTGGCGGCACCGTCGTTCACATGACCTCCGGCTGGAGCGCCCTGGTGCTCTGCCTCCTGCTCGGCAAGCGCAAAGGTTTTGGCAAGGAGCCGATGGCTCCCCACAGCATGGTTCTCTGCGCTGTCGGCACCGGCATGCTCTGGGTCGGCTGGTATGGTTTCAACGCCGGCTCCGCTCTGGGTGCTGACGGCATCGCTTCCAACGCCTTCATGACCACCACGCTGGCCGCCGCCACCGCTGGCTTCGTCTGGGCTGTGGCTGAGTGGATCCTGAAAGGCAAGCCCTCAGTGCTTGGCTTCTGCTCCGGCATCGTGGCAGGTCTGGTGGTGATCACCCCTGCTGCAGGCTTCGTGACCGCCAACTCCGCCATGATCATGGGTGTGGCCGCTGGCATCGTCCCCTTCATTGCCGTCGCTTACCTGAAGAACATCCTCGGCTACGACGACGCCCTCGACACCTTCGGTGTGCACGGCGTTGGCGGAACGATGGGTGCCATCCTCACGGGTGTGTTTGCTGATGAGAAGGCCAACTCCGTGGTCGCCGGACTCAAGGACGGCCTCCTGATGAACCAGTTGAAGGCCGCCGGCCTGACGATCGCCTGGAGCATCGCCGCCACCCTCGTCATCACCATCATCGTGAAGATCGTGGTTGGCCTCCGCCCCGAGCCCGAAGTGGAAAGCCAGGGCCTCGACCTTGCCGAACACGGCGAGTCCGGTTACGAGCACTAA